A stretch of Lactuca sativa cultivar Salinas chromosome 6, Lsat_Salinas_v11, whole genome shotgun sequence DNA encodes these proteins:
- the LOC111896631 gene encoding UPF0481 protein At3g47200 — protein MNPNHVITIEQEVKFMNTQMKKPPKLLHKSAGNDSCCIFRVPQSLFEINREAYQPRIVSIGPYHHGNKHLEMIEEHKWRYLDDLIQRTGKSIGYFMTIIVSMQDRIRQSYSESLDHFSANDLAKMMVLDGFFLIELFRKVGKLVETDTDDPIFRMVWVSPFLMRDLLKIENQIPFVVLQKLFDVSKDGSKPDDRTLSTLILEFFNYTVDRKKEILNEHKNTEGKHLLDFFRKSFINPKEQNPVPTFDISKNSSQKLIQTPTKLKINNSYLKLIPPANKLKIVGVTFKASHEPDSFLDIEFRNGVLSIPQINMDDFYSSFFLNCIAFELCYFHCSKHITTYVVFMGCLMNTSTDVGVLSEDKIIENYFGTDKELAKFFKSVGKDVAFNIKDNYLTGLFVEVNEYCENGWHVHLAGFKHTYFESPWAAVSAFAAFLLLCFAGLQTFYTVYQYYKAKKG, from the coding sequence atgaatccAAATCATGTTATTACAATAGAACAAGAGGTGAAATTCAtgaacacccaaatgaaaaaacCACCAAAATTACTACACAAGTCAGCTGGAAATGACTCATGTTGCATATTCAGAGTCCCCCAGAGTCTTTTCGAGATCAACAGGGAAGCATATCAACCTCGAATCGTCTCAATCGGCCCATACCACCATGGAAACAAGCACCTTGAGATGATCGAAGAACATAAATGGAGGTACCTGGATGATTTGATCCAAAGAACAGGTAAGTCAATTGGATATTTCATGACAATCATAGTGTCAATGCAGGATCGAATCCGACAAAGCTACTCAGAATCTCTTGATCACTTTTCCGCCAATGATCTTGCTAAAATGATGGTGCTTGATGGGTTTTTCTTGATTGAATTGTTCAGAAAAGTTGGAAAGTTGGTTGAGACTGATACAGATGATCCAATTTTCAGAATGGTTTGGGTGTCTCCATTTTTGATGAGAGATCTTTTGAAAATCGAGAACCAAATCCCATTTGTTGTTCTCCAAAAGTTGTTTGATGTATCTAAAGATGGGTCTAAACCCGATGATCGCACACTTTCAACTTTAATCCTTGAGTTTTTCAATTACACAGTTGATAGAAAAAAAGAGATATTAAATGAACACAAGAATACCGAAGGGAAACATTTACTAGATTTTTTCCGAAAaagtttcataaaccctaaagaACAAAACCCAGTTCCCACCTTTGacatatccaaaaactcttcccaaaAACTTATCCAAACCCCGACCAAACTCAAGATCAATAACTCTTACCTTAAACTTATCCCCCCAGCGAACAAACTCAAGATCGTTGGAGTTACGTTTAAGGCAAGTCATGAACCCGATAGCTTCTTGGACATTGAGTTCCGAAATGGTGTTCTTTCGATTCCTCAAATAAACATGGACGATTTTTACAGTTCGTTCTTTTTGAACTGTATTGCTTTCGAGCTGTGTTATTTTCATTGCTCCAAACATATTACAACTTACGTTGTGTTCATGGGATGTCTAATGAACACTTCAACTGACGTGGGTGTGCTTTCGGAAGACAAAATTATTGAGAATTATTTTGGAACGGATAAAGAGCTAGCGAAATTTTTCAAAAGTGTTGGAAAAGATGTAGCTTTTAATATAAAAGATAATTACTTGACAGGTTTGTTTGTGGAAGTAAATGAGTATTGCGAGAATGGGTGGCATGTGCATTTGGCTGGGTTTAAGCATACGTATTTTGAGAGCCCATGGGCTGCAGTTTCAGCTTTCGCGGCCTTTTTGTTGCTTTGTTTTGCGGGTTTGCAAACATTTTATACTGTCTATCAGTATTATAAAGCTAAGAAAGGGTAG
- the LOC128126793 gene encoding uncharacterized protein LOC128126793 — translation MVLTLWHVRSKFSENPDLIKAYVELSSFCTFKIHHGGMFTKYPGRRYVGGSIDYVDYVDMDVFSVHELDDMMKEIGYINGNDSDVLLLSKHVANHKEIMVYTEHGTTRLHTYFMSPNKVVLEEINEPISPELNRKKFTSTEVGSCSRKLDLNENYDFSRSVVPFGHFDRDVLKDVGVQPASEELNKAQDVGPSEDFDPFFYMDHNDYQQMGDDDYQQMGGNEEIGDAISDETSTNGSISEDSDFLVDELNMVEDVEVNMKDFHSGVYSFPNLDNHQSFNAPDVTVDDDLEVIDTQLFESAGVEEDERKKLMRRLNKPTTCSSGVVHETAFYLGQIFKSSSEAKDYIKMHSIRTRRNIYFAKNDKQRIRAKCRGVVPEMTGGPWTKSRIKCKDKTSRSIKACTSKFLATTILQQVEGNPTIPVKALRVELQKTYEVGVSRMKVFKAKQLAQKHVHGDYEKQYSLLRDYVLELQQCNPGTTVKIDVYSEPNANLETRMFKRLYVCLGALKLGFKEGLRDFLGFDGAFMKGPYPGQVLTAVGLDSNNGIYPLAYAIVEAENKSSWSWFLECLGEDLELSTNSNFTFISDRQKGILPAIANLFPSAEHRFCLRHIHENMKLQWRGKEHRDHLWECATATTVRHFDRFMEDFNKFNSKACDWLKKIPPKHWARAHISGRAHTDILLNNLCEVFNSKLLDARDKPIITCLEYIREYLMKRICIVQNVIDKSQGPLTPTATKLLDGVKKDASQYTCIFNGAEKTQVTGTMGEQFVVNWRDRNCSCRHTEITGIPCSHLVSAIWDKVEHGCDTQFFFFFFFATILNF, via the exons ATGGTTCTAACTTTGTGGCATGTCCGTTCAAAATTCTCAGAAAATCCTGACCTGATCAAAGCTTATG ttGAGTTAAGTAGTTTTTGCACATTCAAGATTCACCATGGGGGTATGTTCACAAAATACCCAGGAAGACGTTACGTTGGTGGGAGTATTGACTATGTTGACTACGTAGACATGGACGTGTTCTCCGTACATGAGTTAGACGATATGATGAAGGAGATAGGTTATATCAACG GTAATGACTCAGACGTACTTTTGTTAAGTAAGCATGTCGCTAATCATAAAGAGATTATGGTGTATACTGAACATGGAACTACTAGACTCCATACATACTTTATGTCTCCAAATAAGGTCGTATTGGAAGAAATCAATGAGCCTATTTCTCCGGAACTCAATCGAAAAAAGTTTACAAGTACAGAGGTAGGATCATGTAGTAGAAAATTGGACTTGAATGAGAACTATGACTTTTCTAGGTCTGTTGTACCTTTTGGACATTTTGATAGAGATGTATTGAAAGATGTTGGAGTTCAGCCTGCAAGTGAGGAGCTTAACAAAGCCCAAGATGTTGGACCTTCAGAAGACTTTGATCCTTTCTTTTATATGGATCATAATGATTACCAACAGATGGGGGACGATGATTACCAACAGATGGGGGGCAATGAAGAAATTGGAGATGCTATTAGTGATGAGACTAGTACCAATGGAAGTATAAGCGAGGATAGTGACTTTTTAGTGGATGAACTTAATATGGTGGAGGATGTCGAAGTGAATATGAAAGACTTCCACAGTGGTGTTTATTCTTTTCCAAATCTAGATAACCACCAATCATTCAATGCACCTGATGTCACAGTTGATGACGATTTGGAGGTGATAGATACACAGTTGTTTGAATCAGCTGGTGTAGAAGAAGATGAGAGGAAGAAGTTAATGAGAAGGTTAAACAAACCAACAACGTGTTCATCAGGAGTAGTACATGAAACTGCATTCTATCTGGGTCAAATATTTAAGTCCTCATCAGAAGCAAAGGACTACATTAAAATGCATTCAATTCGAACTAGGAGAAACATTTATTTTGCAAAAAATGATAAACAAAGAATTAGGGCAAAATGCAGGGGTGTGGTCCCAGAAATGACAGGTGGGCCATGGACAAAAAGTAGAATCAAATGCAAGGACAAAACA TCAAGATCTATTAAAGCGTGTACTTCTAAGTTTCTTGCAACCACCATTCTTCAACAAGTGGAAGGAAACCCAACTATCCCAGTCAAAGCTTTGCGTGTAGAGTTACAAAAGACATACGAGGTGGGGGTGTCAAGAATGAAGGTCTTTAAGGCTAAACAGCTTGCACAGAAACATGTTCACGGAGATTATGAAAAGCAATACAGCCTTCTCAGGGATTATGTACTAGAATTACAACAGTGCAACCCAGGAACAACTGTGAAGATTGATGTATACAGTGAACCAAATGCAAACTTGGAAACTAGGATGTTTAAGAGACTTTATGTCTGTTTAGGTGCATTAAAACTGGGTTTTAAGGAAGGTTTAAGAGATTTCTTAGGATTCGATGGGGCTTTCATGAAGGGACCTTACCCTGGACAGGTTCTCACTGCTGTGGGTCTTGATTCCAATAATGGGATCTACCCACTAGCATATGCCATAGTTGAAGCAGAGAACAAAAGCTCATGGAGTTGGTTTCTAGAGTGTCTAGGTGAAGATTTGGAGCTATCTACAAATTCAAACTTCACATTTATTTCTGACAGGCAAAAG GGGATTTTACCTGCCATTGCCAACCTATTCCCTAGCGCTGAACACAGGTTTTGTTTAAGACATATTCACGAAAACATGAAGCTACAATGGAGGGGGAAGGAGCACAGAGATCATTTATGGGAATGTGCAACAGCAACAACAGTTAGACACTTTGACAGATTCATGGAAGATTTTAACAAGTTCAATTCAAAGGCATGTGATTGGTTAAAGAAAATTCCACCCAAACATTGGGCCAGAGCACATATTTCAG GAAGAGCACATACAGATATTTTGTTGAATAATTTATGTGAAGTTTTCAACTCAAAGTTGTTAGATGCTCGAGACAAACCTATAATTACATGTTTAGAATATATTAGGGAATACTTAATGAAACGAATTTGTATTGTGCAAAATGTGATAGATAAGTCTCAAGGGCCTCTTACCCCAACAGCCACAAAACTTTTAGATGGAGTTAAGAAAGATGCTTCTCAATACACTTGCATATTTAATGGTGCTGAGAAGACTCAAGTTACTGGGACAATGGGGGAACAATTTGTGGTTAATTGGAGGGACAGGAACTGTAGTTGCAGGCATACAGAGATCACTGGGATACCATGCTCTCATCTTGTTAGTGCCATTTGGGATAAGGTTGAGCATGGgtgtgacacccaatttttttttttttttttttttgcaacaattttaaacttttaa